In one Cupriavidus taiwanensis genomic region, the following are encoded:
- the argA gene encoding amino-acid N-acetyltransferase produces the protein MNARTDAPQTAPASAPAAPTAPAEPAQAEPPAAAELPAPAPTSPVPVTADPDRSGPDHQQFVDWLRMVAPYIHAFRGKTFVIAFAGELVKSGVLNALVNDVALLHAMGMQIVLVHGSRPQVEEQLALRHVESQFVDGVRVTDNAALECAKEAAGELRLDIEAAFSQGLPNTPMAGAQLSVISGNFVTARPVGIVNGTDYQHTGLVRKIDAESVRMSLSHGKVVLLSPLGFSPTGQAFNLSMEDVASATATALKADKLIFITEVPGVPDPVGKMMQEMSLRTAVERLQNNHLPPDVANYLQHLVKALKGGVPRAHLIPYSLDGAVLLELFLHDGVGTMLSDTDLESLREATLDDVGGIVQLIAPLEQDGTLVPRGRHLIERDIGNFSVIEHDGVLFGCAALYDYPRENMGEMACLTVSPEAQGTGDGERLLKRIERRARALGLERLFVLTTRTEHWFLKRGFVHANVDDLPEDKRKLYNWQRKSMVLMKKL, from the coding sequence ATGAACGCCAGAACCGACGCGCCGCAGACGGCGCCTGCCTCCGCTCCCGCTGCTCCCACCGCCCCGGCCGAGCCGGCGCAGGCCGAGCCGCCCGCCGCGGCCGAGCTGCCCGCCCCCGCCCCGACCTCCCCCGTGCCGGTCACGGCCGATCCCGATCGAAGCGGCCCCGACCACCAGCAGTTCGTCGACTGGCTGCGCATGGTGGCGCCGTATATCCATGCCTTCCGCGGCAAGACCTTCGTCATCGCCTTCGCCGGCGAACTGGTCAAGTCGGGCGTGCTCAACGCGCTGGTCAACGACGTCGCGCTGCTGCACGCGATGGGCATGCAGATCGTGCTGGTGCACGGCTCGCGTCCGCAGGTGGAAGAGCAGCTGGCGCTGCGGCATGTGGAGTCGCAGTTTGTCGACGGCGTGCGCGTCACCGACAACGCCGCGCTCGAATGCGCCAAGGAAGCCGCCGGCGAACTGCGCCTGGACATCGAGGCCGCGTTCAGCCAGGGCCTGCCCAACACCCCCATGGCCGGCGCCCAGCTGTCGGTGATCTCGGGCAACTTCGTCACCGCGCGCCCGGTTGGCATCGTCAACGGCACCGACTACCAGCACACCGGGCTGGTGCGCAAGATCGACGCCGAATCCGTGCGCATGTCGCTGTCGCACGGCAAGGTGGTGCTGCTGTCGCCGCTGGGCTTCTCGCCCACCGGCCAGGCCTTCAACCTGTCGATGGAGGACGTGGCCAGCGCCACCGCCACCGCGCTCAAGGCCGACAAGCTGATCTTCATCACCGAGGTGCCGGGCGTGCCCGACCCGGTTGGCAAGATGATGCAGGAGATGTCGCTGCGCACGGCGGTGGAACGGCTGCAGAACAACCACCTGCCGCCGGACGTGGCCAACTACCTGCAGCACCTGGTCAAGGCGCTCAAGGGAGGCGTGCCGCGTGCGCACCTGATCCCCTACTCGCTCGACGGCGCGGTGCTGCTGGAACTGTTCCTGCACGACGGCGTCGGCACCATGCTGTCCGACACCGACCTGGAGAGCCTGCGCGAGGCCACCCTGGACGACGTCGGCGGCATCGTGCAGCTGATCGCGCCGCTGGAGCAGGACGGCACGCTGGTGCCGCGCGGACGCCACCTGATCGAGCGCGACATCGGCAACTTCTCGGTGATCGAGCATGACGGCGTGCTGTTCGGCTGTGCCGCGCTGTACGACTACCCGCGCGAGAACATGGGCGAGATGGCTTGCCTGACGGTATCGCCCGAGGCCCAGGGTACCGGCGACGGCGAGCGCCTGCTCAAGCGCATCGAGCGCCGCGCCCGCGCGCTGGGGCTGGAGCGGCTGTTCGTGCTCACCACCCGCACCGAGCACTGGTTCCTCAAGCGCGGTTTCGTCCACGCCAACGTCGACGACCTGCCCGAGGACAAGCGCAAGCTCTACAACTGGCAGCGCAAGTCGATGGTGCTGATGAAAAAGCTGTGA
- a CDS encoding oxidative damage protection protein, with protein sequence MARTVHCIKLNKEAEGLDFPPLPGELGKKIWQSVSKEAWAGWLKHQTMLINENRLNMADARARQYLLKQTEKYFFGEGADQAQGYVPPQS encoded by the coding sequence ATGGCCCGCACGGTCCATTGCATCAAGCTGAACAAGGAAGCCGAAGGTCTCGACTTCCCGCCGCTGCCCGGCGAACTGGGCAAGAAGATCTGGCAGAGCGTGTCCAAGGAAGCGTGGGCCGGCTGGCTCAAGCACCAGACCATGCTGATCAACGAGAACCGCCTGAACATGGCCGATGCGCGCGCGCGCCAGTACCTGCTCAAGCAGACCGAGAAGTACTTCTTCGGTGAAGGCGCCGACCAGGCCCAGGGTTACGTGCCGCCGCAGTCCTGA
- the rpiA gene encoding ribose-5-phosphate isomerase RpiA yields MTQDELKALVAQAAADYVKQEVPEGAVLGVGTGSTANLFIDAVAAFKERFAGAVSSSEASTRRLEQHGFKVLDLNEVDEIPVYVDGADEIDASGAMVKGGGGALTREKIVASVARRFVCIADGSKLVQTMGAFPLPVEVVPMARAAVARKLQSLGGQPRLRMTKEGGIYKTDNGNVILDVAGLKIDDPRGLEQTINQVPGVVTVGLFALRGADVLLLGTGDGVQRTDY; encoded by the coding sequence ATGACTCAGGATGAACTCAAGGCGCTGGTCGCGCAAGCCGCCGCCGACTACGTGAAGCAGGAAGTGCCCGAAGGGGCCGTGCTCGGCGTGGGCACCGGCTCCACCGCCAACCTCTTCATCGACGCCGTGGCGGCGTTCAAGGAGCGCTTCGCGGGTGCGGTGTCGAGCTCCGAGGCTTCGACGCGGCGCCTGGAGCAGCATGGGTTCAAGGTGCTGGACCTGAACGAGGTCGACGAGATCCCGGTCTATGTCGACGGCGCCGACGAGATCGATGCCAGCGGCGCCATGGTCAAGGGCGGCGGCGGCGCGCTCACGCGCGAGAAGATCGTCGCCTCGGTGGCCAGGCGCTTTGTCTGCATCGCCGACGGCAGCAAGCTGGTGCAGACCATGGGCGCCTTCCCGCTGCCGGTCGAGGTGGTGCCGATGGCGCGTGCCGCGGTGGCGCGCAAGCTGCAGTCGCTGGGCGGCCAGCCGCGCCTGCGCATGACCAAGGAAGGCGGCATCTACAAGACCGACAACGGCAATGTGATCCTCGACGTGGCCGGCCTGAAGATCGACGATCCGCGCGGCCTGGAGCAGACCATCAACCAGGTGCCCGGCGTGGTCACGGTGGGCCTGTTCGCGCTGCGCGGCGCCGACGTGCTGCTGCTCGGCACCGGCGACGGCGTGCAGCGCACGGACTACTGA
- the tal gene encoding transaldolase: MNQLEQLRQFTTVVADTGDFQLMKQYTPQDATTNPSLILKAVQKPEYRHLLERAVQDHHGNGGVDAVMDEVLIAFGCEILAIVPGRVSTEVDARLSFDTTATVNKARHLIQLYEQRGIARERVLIKIASTWEGIRAAEILQRDGIRCNMTLLFSLVQAVACAEAGAQLISPFVGRIFDWYKKQAGEQWDAAANGGDNDPGVRSVRQIYDYYKKFGYATEVMGASFRSTAQILSLAGCDLLTISPELLEQLAGGEGPVVHKLSVDQAQAANIARITADEPSFRWQLNEEAMATEKLAEGTRLFAADAVKLEKLIAGLAQQ, from the coding sequence ATGAACCAGCTCGAACAACTCAGGCAGTTCACCACGGTGGTGGCCGATACCGGCGACTTCCAGCTGATGAAGCAGTACACGCCGCAGGACGCGACCACCAATCCGTCGCTGATCCTGAAGGCGGTGCAAAAACCCGAATACCGCCACCTGCTCGAACGCGCGGTGCAGGACCACCACGGCAACGGCGGCGTCGACGCGGTGATGGACGAAGTGCTGATCGCGTTCGGCTGCGAAATCCTGGCGATCGTGCCGGGCCGCGTGTCGACCGAGGTCGATGCGCGGCTGTCGTTCGACACCACCGCCACCGTCAACAAGGCGCGCCACCTGATCCAGCTGTACGAGCAGCGCGGCATCGCGCGCGAGCGCGTGCTGATCAAGATCGCCTCGACCTGGGAAGGCATCCGCGCCGCCGAGATCCTGCAGCGCGACGGCATCCGCTGCAACATGACGCTGCTGTTCTCGCTGGTGCAGGCGGTGGCCTGCGCCGAGGCCGGCGCCCAGTTGATCTCGCCGTTCGTCGGCCGCATCTTCGACTGGTACAAGAAGCAGGCCGGCGAGCAGTGGGACGCGGCCGCCAACGGCGGCGACAACGATCCCGGCGTGCGCTCGGTGCGCCAGATCTACGACTACTACAAGAAATTCGGCTATGCCACCGAGGTGATGGGCGCCAGCTTCCGCAGCACCGCGCAGATCCTGTCGCTGGCCGGCTGCGACCTGCTGACCATCAGCCCCGAGCTGCTCGAGCAGCTCGCCGGCGGCGAAGGTCCGGTGGTGCACAAGCTGTCGGTGGACCAGGCCCAGGCGGCCAATATCGCCCGCATCACCGCGGACGAGCCGTCGTTCCGCTGGCAGCTCAACGAAGAGGCGATGGCGACGGAGAAGCTTGCCGAAGGCACCCGCCTGTTCGCCGCGGATGCGGTCAAGCTGGAAAAACTTATCGCCGGGCTGGCGCAGCAATAA
- a CDS encoding SIR2 family NAD-dependent protein deacylase — protein sequence MADDSSLPALPGLEEARRLIDGASNIFVLTGAGISAESGVPTFRDAMTGLWEQFDPEELASEAAYRRQPALVWEWYLHRRELVAAVDPNPAHHALVALAAQKPVTLVTQNVDGLHQRAGSAGVIELHGNLFANKWLDGCGRCSEATALPGMPPRCNLCGALMRPGVVWFGEDLPRVARYRAEHAAQTCDLCLVVGTSGLVYPAAGLPGAAREHGAPVILVNPQPSALDQTADIVLSAAAGACLPQLWAQPAPSAG from the coding sequence ATGGCCGACGATTCCAGTCTGCCGGCACTCCCGGGGCTCGAGGAAGCGCGTCGGCTGATCGACGGCGCCAGCAATATCTTCGTGCTGACCGGCGCCGGTATTTCCGCGGAATCCGGCGTGCCGACCTTCCGCGACGCGATGACCGGGTTGTGGGAGCAGTTCGACCCGGAAGAACTGGCCAGCGAGGCGGCCTACCGCCGCCAGCCGGCGCTGGTGTGGGAGTGGTACCTGCACCGGCGCGAGCTGGTGGCGGCGGTGGACCCTAATCCGGCGCACCACGCGCTGGTGGCGCTGGCCGCGCAGAAGCCGGTCACGCTGGTGACGCAGAACGTCGACGGCCTGCACCAGCGCGCCGGCAGCGCCGGCGTGATCGAGCTGCATGGCAACCTGTTCGCCAACAAGTGGCTGGATGGCTGCGGCCGCTGCAGCGAGGCCACCGCGCTGCCCGGCATGCCGCCGCGCTGCAACCTGTGCGGCGCGCTGATGCGCCCGGGGGTGGTGTGGTTCGGCGAAGACCTGCCGCGCGTGGCGCGCTACCGCGCCGAGCATGCGGCGCAGACCTGCGACCTGTGCCTGGTGGTCGGCACCTCCGGGCTGGTGTATCCGGCGGCGGGGCTGCCGGGCGCGGCGCGCGAGCATGGCGCGCCGGTGATCTTGGTCAATCCGCAGCCGTCGGCGCTGGACCAGACCGCGGATATCGTGCTGTCGGCCGCGGCGGGCGCCTGCCTGCCGCAGCTGTGGGCACAGCCGGCGCCGTCGGCCGGCTGA
- the rlmB gene encoding 23S rRNA (guanosine(2251)-2'-O)-methyltransferase RlmB, with protein sequence MAKQKLLIGFHAVTARLRQDPKGVSDIYIESARRDRRMQDFVRLAESLGVRLHPVDAERLRGMAGTDRHQGVVARAEDVVLALNLDELLDGIEGTPLLLVLDGVTDPHNLGACLRVADGAGAHAVIAPKDRSVGLNATVAKVASGAAETVPYITVTNLARTLRELQERGIWVIGTADGTEKSLYDIDFKGPTAIVMGAEGEGMRRLTRETCDELVGIPMAGGVESLNVSVASGVCLYEAVRQRRQPR encoded by the coding sequence ATGGCTAAACAAAAACTCCTGATCGGCTTTCACGCCGTGACCGCGCGCCTGCGGCAAGATCCCAAGGGCGTGTCCGACATCTATATCGAATCCGCCCGCCGCGACCGGCGCATGCAGGACTTCGTGCGCCTGGCCGAAAGCCTGGGCGTGCGCCTGCACCCGGTCGATGCCGAGCGCCTGCGCGGCATGGCCGGCACCGATCGCCACCAGGGCGTGGTGGCGCGCGCCGAAGACGTGGTCCTGGCGCTGAACCTGGACGAACTGCTGGACGGCATCGAAGGCACGCCGCTGCTGCTGGTGCTGGACGGCGTTACCGATCCGCACAACCTGGGCGCCTGCCTGCGCGTGGCCGACGGTGCCGGCGCGCACGCCGTGATCGCGCCCAAGGACCGCAGCGTTGGCCTGAACGCCACCGTGGCCAAGGTTGCCAGCGGCGCGGCCGAGACCGTGCCCTATATCACCGTGACCAACCTGGCCCGCACCCTGCGCGAACTGCAGGAGCGCGGCATCTGGGTGATCGGCACCGCCGACGGCACCGAGAAGTCGCTGTACGACATCGATTTCAAGGGACCGACCGCGATCGTGATGGGCGCCGAAGGCGAGGGCATGCGCCGCCTGACGCGCGAGACCTGCGACGAGCTGGTCGGCATCCCGATGGCCGGGGGCGTGGAAAGCCTCAATGTGTCGGTGGCCAGCGGTGTGTGCCTGTACGAGGCCGTGCGCCAGCGGCGCCAGCCGCGCTGA
- the rnr gene encoding ribonuclease R, whose product MNQNNYPIPSREEILGVLRTSGSPQSAGDIAKALAVTRKEHDGFQKRLAAMERDGQIELNRKGRYELAHQPNFVTGRVQGHRDGFGFLIRDDGEDDIFLPERELQKAMHNDRAQVRVVGYDRRGRPEGQIVEIIERANRFVIGRLLSEGGVLVVAPEDKRISQDILIPPKAQGKARVGQVVSVELTEFPDRYVQPVGRVVEVLGEIDDPGMEIEIAVRKYGVPHQFSPAAAQEAAGLPDEVRQADLDHRIDLRDIPLVTIDGEDARDFDDAVYCEPVKIGRAKGWRLIVAIADVSHYVRPGTPLDADALDRATSVYFPRRVIPMLPEKLSNGLCSLNPQVDRLCMVCDAVITAKGELKGYQFYPAVMHSTARLTYNEVWAVLSNTKGPEAHKRSELVPHLQNLYELFQVLLKARRARGAIDFDTTETYIVCNAQGKIEQILPRTRNDAHRLIEECMLTANVCAADFLERFKHPALYRIHAGPSDEKLKNLRDFLRTAGLSLGGGDKPQASDYAEVMDKIKSRPDAPMLQTMLLRSMQQAVYSPDNIGHFGLAYEAYAHFTSPIRRYPDLLVHRAIKAVLAHTKYQPAFAHGTELNTAISPKARRLQARDAEQKAELTAARARRNEAIWDELGLHCSANERRADEASRDVEAWLKCYFMRDKLGSDYAGTVSAVTSFGIFVQLDELYVEGLVHVTELGSDYFQYDEARNELRGERTGIRYRLTDRVRVQVSRVDLDARKIDFRLVQEPSAKTLRARVTGAETQPRVPAAHAVPARKKGRQLAALLGGSSKPEESFDETLDRVIEEQPVFEAVITPLKPHLKTGKPGKRAAKPKPAHLEKPRKPASKAHAPKPAGKTAAKRTPRKR is encoded by the coding sequence TTGAATCAGAATAACTATCCGATCCCGAGCCGGGAAGAAATCCTGGGCGTGCTGAGAACGTCGGGATCCCCCCAGTCGGCAGGCGATATCGCCAAGGCGCTGGCGGTCACGCGCAAGGAGCATGACGGCTTCCAGAAGCGCCTGGCGGCGATGGAGCGCGACGGCCAGATCGAGCTCAACCGCAAGGGCCGCTATGAGCTCGCGCACCAGCCCAACTTCGTCACCGGCCGGGTACAGGGCCATCGCGACGGCTTCGGCTTCCTGATCCGCGACGACGGCGAGGACGATATCTTCCTGCCCGAGCGCGAGCTGCAGAAGGCCATGCACAACGACCGCGCCCAGGTGCGCGTGGTGGGCTACGACCGGCGCGGGCGCCCCGAGGGCCAGATCGTCGAGATCATCGAGCGCGCCAACCGCTTCGTCATCGGCCGTCTGCTCAGCGAGGGCGGCGTGCTGGTGGTCGCGCCCGAAGACAAGCGCATCAGCCAGGACATCCTGATCCCGCCCAAGGCGCAGGGGAAGGCGCGGGTGGGGCAGGTGGTCAGCGTCGAACTGACCGAATTCCCGGACCGCTATGTGCAGCCGGTGGGCCGCGTGGTGGAAGTGCTGGGCGAAATCGACGATCCCGGCATGGAAATCGAGATCGCGGTGCGCAAGTACGGCGTGCCGCACCAGTTTTCGCCGGCCGCCGCCCAGGAAGCCGCGGGGCTGCCCGATGAGGTGCGCCAGGCCGACCTGGACCACCGCATCGACCTGCGCGACATCCCGCTGGTCACCATCGACGGCGAAGACGCGCGCGACTTCGACGACGCGGTCTATTGCGAGCCGGTCAAGATCGGCCGCGCCAAGGGCTGGCGCCTGATCGTGGCGATCGCCGACGTGTCGCACTACGTGCGTCCGGGCACGCCGCTCGATGCCGACGCGCTCGACCGCGCCACCTCGGTGTATTTCCCGCGGCGCGTGATCCCGATGCTGCCGGAGAAGCTTTCCAACGGACTGTGCTCGCTCAATCCGCAGGTGGACCGGCTGTGCATGGTGTGCGATGCCGTGATCACCGCCAAGGGCGAGCTGAAGGGCTACCAGTTCTACCCGGCGGTGATGCATTCGACGGCGCGGCTGACCTATAACGAGGTCTGGGCGGTGCTGTCCAACACCAAGGGCCCGGAGGCGCACAAGCGCAGCGAGCTGGTGCCGCACCTGCAGAACCTGTACGAGCTGTTCCAGGTCCTGCTCAAGGCGCGGCGCGCGCGCGGCGCGATCGACTTCGACACCACCGAGACCTATATCGTCTGCAACGCGCAGGGCAAGATCGAGCAGATCCTGCCGCGCACGCGCAACGACGCGCACCGGCTGATCGAGGAATGCATGCTGACCGCCAACGTGTGCGCGGCCGATTTCCTCGAACGCTTCAAGCACCCGGCGCTGTACCGCATCCACGCCGGCCCCAGCGACGAGAAGCTGAAGAACCTGCGCGACTTCCTGCGTACCGCCGGCCTGTCGCTGGGCGGCGGCGACAAGCCACAGGCGTCCGATTACGCCGAGGTGATGGACAAGATCAAGTCCCGTCCGGACGCGCCGATGCTGCAGACCATGCTGCTGCGCTCGATGCAGCAGGCGGTGTACAGCCCCGACAATATCGGCCACTTCGGCCTGGCGTACGAGGCCTACGCGCACTTCACCAGCCCGATCCGCCGCTACCCCGACCTGCTGGTGCATCGCGCGATCAAGGCGGTGCTGGCGCACACCAAGTACCAGCCGGCCTTTGCCCACGGCACCGAGCTGAACACGGCGATCTCGCCGAAGGCACGCCGGCTGCAGGCCAGGGACGCCGAGCAGAAGGCCGAGCTGACCGCAGCGCGCGCGCGCCGCAACGAGGCCATCTGGGACGAGCTGGGCCTGCACTGCTCGGCCAACGAGCGCCGCGCCGACGAGGCCTCGCGCGATGTCGAGGCCTGGCTCAAGTGCTACTTCATGCGCGACAAGCTGGGCAGCGACTATGCAGGCACCGTCAGCGCCGTGACCTCGTTCGGCATCTTCGTGCAGCTCGACGAGCTGTACGTGGAGGGCCTGGTCCACGTGACCGAGCTGGGCAGCGACTACTTCCAGTACGACGAAGCCCGCAACGAGCTGCGCGGAGAGCGCACCGGCATCCGCTACCGGCTTACCGATCGCGTGCGCGTGCAGGTGTCGCGCGTCGACCTGGACGCGCGCAAGATCGATTTCCGCCTGGTGCAGGAGCCGTCGGCGAAGACCCTGCGCGCGCGCGTGACGGGCGCCGAGACCCAGCCGCGCGTGCCGGCCGCGCACGCGGTGCCGGCGCGCAAGAAGGGCCGCCAGCTGGCGGCGCTGCTGGGTGGCTCGTCCAAGCCGGAAGAGTCGTTCGACGAGACGCTGGACCGCGTGATCGAAGAGCAACCGGTGTTCGAGGCGGTGATCACGCCGCTCAAGCCGCATCTGAAGACCGGCAAGCCGGGCAAGCGCGCGGCCAAGCCCAAGCCCGCGCACCTGGAAAAGCCGCGCAAGCCGGCCTCCAAGGCGCACGCGCCCAAGCCGGCGGGCAAGACCGCCGCCAAGCGCACGCCGCGCAAGCGCTGA
- a CDS encoding Rrf2 family transcriptional regulator has translation MSTSSRFAVAVHILTLLASSAEPVPSSLIAGSVGTNPALIRRLVGQLAEAGLVATTMGSTGGATLARAAASITLLEVFRVVETTALITLHQSAPNPACMVGREITGALRKVADRAQAAMDETLASITIASMLADVERGSQRRKR, from the coding sequence ATGAGTACAAGCAGCCGGTTTGCCGTCGCCGTCCATATCCTCACCCTGCTGGCCAGTTCCGCCGAACCGGTGCCGTCGTCGCTGATTGCCGGCAGCGTCGGCACCAACCCGGCGCTGATCCGGCGCCTGGTCGGCCAGTTGGCGGAAGCGGGCCTGGTGGCCACCACCATGGGCAGCACCGGCGGCGCTACGCTGGCGCGCGCGGCCGCGTCGATCACGCTGCTGGAGGTGTTCCGCGTGGTCGAAACCACCGCGCTGATCACGCTGCACCAGAGTGCGCCCAATCCGGCCTGCATGGTCGGGCGCGAGATCACCGGTGCGCTGCGCAAGGTGGCCGACCGCGCGCAGGCGGCCATGGATGAGACCCTGGCCAGCATCACCATCGCCAGCATGCTGGCCGATGTCGAGCGCGGCAGCCAGCGCCGCAAGCGCTGA
- a CDS encoding NAD(P)-dependent oxidoreductase has protein sequence MNIAIIGASGRVGTRLTAEAVRRGHHVTAIARQASRLPARAGVTSKDVDATDSTALSTALTGHDVVISTARFAQLNAQQVTTAVRQAGVPRLLVVGGAGSLHVGPGVQLVDTPNFPDAYKAEALAGRDFLNALRGEQQIDWTFLSPSALFEPGERTGHFRIGKEDLLSDAAGKSWISMEDYAIAMLDEIEQPAHSRQRFTVGY, from the coding sequence ATGAACATCGCCATCATTGGAGCCAGCGGCCGCGTTGGCACGCGCCTGACCGCCGAAGCCGTGCGCCGCGGCCACCACGTAACCGCCATCGCGCGGCAGGCCAGCCGTTTGCCCGCGCGCGCCGGCGTGACCAGCAAGGACGTGGATGCGACCGACAGCACGGCACTGAGCACCGCCCTCACCGGCCATGATGTGGTCATCAGCACTGCGCGCTTCGCCCAGCTGAACGCGCAGCAGGTGACCACGGCGGTGCGCCAGGCGGGCGTGCCGCGGCTGCTGGTGGTGGGCGGTGCCGGCAGCCTCCATGTCGGGCCGGGCGTGCAACTGGTCGACACCCCGAACTTTCCCGACGCCTACAAGGCCGAGGCGCTGGCCGGCCGCGACTTCCTGAACGCGCTGCGCGGCGAGCAGCAGATCGACTGGACCTTCCTGTCGCCGTCCGCGCTGTTCGAGCCGGGCGAGCGCACCGGCCATTTCCGCATTGGCAAGGAAGACCTGCTGAGCGACGCAGCAGGCAAGAGCTGGATCTCGATGGAGGACTATGCCATCGCCATGCTCGATGAAATCGAGCAGCCGGCGCATTCGCGCCAGCGCTTCACGGTAGGCTACTGA